The DNA window TCAATCCCAATGAGAACAAGTATTTTGTTCTCGGTCTCCCTACaggtaaatattgtaaataaaaaggcaaatctatatttaatggctaaattaaaattatctttttctaaaataataactaaatttaGGGCTGACCGATGAAAATGCATTCAAACGCAAAGATGAGATTGCTTATATCGGTAGATCTTTTAGTGCTTATTCAACTCTCTAAAAAgggttattttttatttttttagttttggaCTATTTGAAATCTTTGGATTACttgagatttaaattttttaatttggataataaatttatggtaaGTGACAGAAGAAattgaatgaatatttttgtctAGATTACTTAACTTTAGGTTGATCATATTGAATCCGTCATTTCGAATTTCTTAATTTGgacaacattatatttatcaaaacttttacatcaatatcttataaaatcttttaagaagtgctttatttagttttttttcgaAGGTTTTTTTTGTTAGTTTCGCAGGGGTCTCACTTGATCATCCGCGTAACAAAAATGATCATGGTCGTGCGaggattataatattatcaattttactcatatctttatttcttttttatctagGAGGGACGCCATTGGGAATGTACAAAAAGCtcatagaatattataaacaagGCAAAATTTCCTTCAAGTATGTTAAGACGTTCAATATGGACGAATACGTCGACTTACCAAGGGATCATCCAGAGTCTTATCACTATTacatgtacaataatttttttaaatacatagaTATTGATCCGAAAAATGTGCATATACTTGACGGAAATGCAACGgatctaaaaaaagaatgcgATAATTTCGAGAAAATGATTAAAGAGGCTGGTGGAATAGAATTATTCATTGGAGGTATAACACAACTGTACACACTTTTATTAAGGATGTGACACCCAtgttcaaaataatgaaaaaaatatgaaaagtttatagattatatattgtatatgatagtattacaaaaagaaattggcAGCAATTTTTGGGATTGTACgaagaaataatgataaagattaaaaaaatgcttatataggtaaataaaatttatttttattctataaataaatgttattataatatgtactgtaaataacatttatttatagaataactaaattcaaaattgcaataaaattttacataaattatcttaaacatttaaaatatttatataaaaagattgagatttttgtcattactttttataattatactttttaaaattataataatataaagtataaatatattttttaataaaaatagaaacgttttaaataatgttataaacacaagtttatatgttatataattttttaaaattgttaataattgtaaaaatgggTATAATGTatccttaaatataaaataatagattttttacgTGTAACAGTTTGTAAATAACCTCTAAATTTGCTTAATAGGTCCGGACGGGCATATAGCTTTCGGTCCGGACGGGCATATAGCTTTCAATGAGCCAGGTTCGTCGTTAGCTTCTCGCACAAGAGTGAAAACTCTCGCGCAAGATACTTTGGAAGCCAACGCGAGATTTTTCGGAAATGATATTAACAAGGTGCCAAAACAAGCGTTAACTGTAGGCGTCGGTACAGTGATGGACGCTAAAGAAGTAATGATTCTTATCACCGGATCTCACAAAGCTTTCGCCCTTTACAAAGCCATAGAGGAAGGCATTAACCATATGTGGACAGTGTCCGCGTTTCAACAACATCCTCACACGCTCATAATCTGTGACGAAGACGCAACTTTGGAGTTACGCGTAAAAACAGTTAAATACTTCAAGGTAATCTTATCTGCATCATTATACGTTGATTTAGCACCTTTTTTGTGAAGTACAGACATCGGTTAAGTTAAAGCAATGTAATTGCGTCTCGAATTCAATTTGTATGCTATTTAGGCACTCAGTGACGTACATCGCAAATTGATTGAGGAAGATGGAAATGCAATCCCCCGCCGTACAATGCAAAACAGTTAAAGCGGTAGTTATCTTTATGGCTTTTATGTTTAagcaaaaatttctttgaattatgattataatctTTGAAGTATAATACATATCCATTTTccttcttacaatttttttaaataagaaaaatatatgtagataagatattattcttatccactttttaaattgttattgtacaaattttttacaaaaattctaaataataaaataattgaagttAAATCAATTctgaataatgaaatttataacttattattttttatttatagaacttATGGGATATTCATAGCAAATTGATTGAACAAGACGGCCGAccaaattaaagattttactATCATTGACAGTTTATGAAAGTTGTAACAGATTTACAAGGAAAAGAGAAGGGCAGAAATAATCGGAAGTTTTAGCGTCCAAAGCTATAAATAAAGTGTTTAAGTATCAGAAGtcatattatacaatatacatatatatatgtatcttgtgttttttatcatattttacgtataaaaattttaattacatatatgttatacacAACTGCCATAtaagtgttaaaaaaatatatttttatattattattctttattattttagaaataaatttatcctttATATTGCCTTATCACAAAAGcattataatcatttaaaggaatatatattgaaacaaCTACGTTATTGTGGTTTTaactgtattataaattaaatgcagTATCAATAATAGTAGAGCATatgcttttttaattagaagattaaaggtttatttttaatgaaatataataataaatagatgtCTTAAGAattcaagtaaaatttaattaaaaaattatataatgtggtttatataaaaaaaacatttaatatcaaatttttaatacttggcACACTGTCGATAGTTGTGCCAtctattttacagaaaaataaatataatatacgagTATTATACTTGCAAAAGATATATTACGCAGCACAGCGCGATTATTTTAGAGACAGTAGCAAATAGAAGATTGTGTGTGAATCATATAATAATCATAGGTCTCTCAAGAAGAAATCAGAATAAATTGACTGCTGCAGGCATTGAGAGACTGAgaacgagagagcgagagagtgAGATGAAACTGACAATTTGTGGGAGATTGTTTTAAGCACCGAAAATTGGTGTTCAATGAAATTTTTCACGTGTGAGTCGACAATGTTTCTGTGCGTGGAAATTAATCTTATTCAGTATGTATGTGAAACACATCACTGACTTTACAGTTATGTAATCgtgattatgtaaaaaattggtaATTGCAAGCGATTAGGAAGGAGATGGATCGTGCCTCTACCAGCGGAGGCGGAGCAGCAAATGAAATTGTTGGTGTGGGGGACGTGTTAGAGAGATATACGCACGCTTCTTTCACACGTAATGCACTCGGCCTATTCAATGTTAGTTTAGTCTAACATGAAACGCGACAGTTGATTGACATAGGCACGAGAATCTTCTTCCAACAGCGCAACAATCATGAGCAACGATCAAGAACAATTGAAGCCGATCGAGCTACGCGAACTGCAGCCACTACTGAGTCATACATTCGGCAATCGACTGATCGTAGTTCGTTACACGACTGAGAACCTGTTGCAGCCAGGTGAGAATTACGGTAGTACTATTTTAAGTGTTCACGCCGTGATCAAACGCAACGATGAGGCGGAAGAGGAGGATCTCCATCTCATCGCGAAGACGCCACCACCGACGGCATTCCAACGGGAAATTTTCAACTCTCCATACACATTCAGAAAGGAAATTTTCATGTATGAAAAAATCGTGCCTTTTTATCAGGAACTGGAGAGAGAAATAGGTTTTAAGAAGGATGAAGTATTCGACATATTACCCAAGTATTATCAGTCCCGATTGTCATTGAATCCAGATATTGATTTTGATGACGATGCCGTTATCCTACTGGAAAATTTAAGGATGCGCGGTTATTACAATGACGATAGAGTTAAAGGTAAATATTTTGTCTATTTGAAATACGTTAGTGAAACTTTAAActcattgtaatattttttttattgttttaatgaataattatacttttatactttgaattaagaaattttgttaagaTTTAGAAgttggaaagaaaaatattcaatttaatataatgaattatttgtaaatattaaatttttctaataaaagatttgtctatgatttaatttaaattattaaattgttaaatattaatttaaattcttatttatattaaaattaatagtcaTAATCTTTATAAGAATGATAAAATCCGTCTGTATCTgagaaaacatatatttaatcttgatcaatttaataaatataataaaataaataaaattaaaaaaattgaattattttacaataaatgctGCTATTTGTTGTATCATAAATTACGCAATAATTCATCATATAAAAGTTAGGGGAAACTTCCGTATAGATCGGACcctcgattttttttcaactacgtatttttacatattttggcGCGCTGATTATGAATATGATAGTGAAAATTAGCGCAAATCTGATTTTTATGacggaaatcttgaaaaaaaccctaaaaatggttttttccatttaatttcataaatattgggaatttctaaaaattttcttaacgTAACATCCTGtacatttaacatataaaatgtaaaatgtgtgtatatatgatacaaaaaaaacagttaaatttccataattgtataaattgttaatacaaataataaataataaacaaaaaataaataatatatacaaaaataatgatttttgtatatattaaaaataacattaatttatttagttgaagacattaatttgtttattcaaaataGCATAATAAAATGGTTGCAGATATCTAtcatttgcaatataataatgtcttttttgtttctttatgatataatatgaTTTATGATCTCAGGAacaaaaacatgatttatagtttaatctcCTTGGCACCATTTGTACCCAATTAAGTGATCTCTCCTCACACAAGATAGGAAATATActgaattgttaattatattataatagtttttataaaaccgACTGCAAAactgtttatataatatcaataaaattacacaatattgTGTTTTCATTGATTACGCGAAAATTTTCTGCACATCGTAGATTAGATTAGGAACTttagattagattaaattGTCAGAAGTTATGAATACGCTTAGTCATTCAACATTTATcgcaatttatatacaaaatagttGATTCTTTTGTTTGCTTAAGGCTTAGAATAATCTCTAAAATACATTTAGAAGTTTATCCATTTTCTTTACGGAACATCCTgtatatacgtaatatatataaaataaataatgtatacatgATAAAAAACAGATTTCAATAGACTTtcataaactatataaattgCATGAATTGTATAAGTACAAATGATGATTAACACtaactttctttatttaaagacacttatatttaaaacatatcaCAGGATGCGATCTTGAGCACTCAAGAGTCGCGATACAGGCAATGGCGAGATTTCATGCGCTGGGTATGGCTACCAAGTACAAACGACCGGAGTACTTCGAGGTGTTAAAGGAACGCAGCAAATACTTGGAATTGAAGGAGTTTGAGCGTTTCCAAGAAGATATGGTGAAGATAATAGCAAAAGATTCACAGTTAGCTGTTTATACCGATCGGTGTGAAGTCGCTATGTACGACTCGTTTAAACGTGGCTTATGGACCTTGACACCCGATGAGTCATGGTCCACTATTATTCATGCGGACTTTTGGGTGAACAACATCATGTTCCATCGCGACGAGAATGGCCGAGTGGATGATATCAAATTCGTAGATTTTCAGAATTACTTGTTCTTGAGTCCGTTACGCGAGatagtcttcttcctcttctctaGCACAGATGTGAGCGAGGATTGCCTTGAAGAactaatatgtttttatcacGAGACGTTACTGGCCGTGCTAGACCGAATGGGTTGCGACACCGAACAGTTCACCAGAGAGAAATTTGACGCCAAAATATCGGAAGATGCTAAATTtgaatgtatacatatattcttcATGCTCAAGATACTCACATTGAACGTGCAGGAGACCGAATTGAAAATTGACAACATGAAGGACTTTATGTTGACTTACCAAGGCAATAAAGCGTTTATTCAACGGTTACGCAAAGTCGTGTTATATTTTGTCAAACACGATTGGATTTAGAcaatacaatagaaaaaaagtagatAATGCCTCATACGTGAATTATTTGATaagtttagtaaatttttataaaatgacaCGTTATTTACGTTCGATTATTTAAAGCGAGCGGTTTAACAGTtgctacaaaaatataattttttcccaccgttagattttcaaatttgcaaaCAGAAAGAAGTCGTACGGGGCCACATTCGGAGAACAGGGTAGATGAGGAATCAGTTTGAatccaatttatataatttttccattGTGATGatcgaaatttatttcttttttttctactttgtgACAATTAACTTTAGAAACATACTAAACTgcatactttaaatatttacgtaaataATGCGTCActtttgattgaaattttatttggaaGAGAGTCTGAGGAGTAAAACTTTCCAGATGttacatgaataaataaatagtagtgtcatttcaataaaaatttaaacgtaTTAATAATCTACATATATGATTCAATTATTGAGTGtctaaaatactaaaaatccgttcttaaatgtttttatattaaaaaaagttttatttttaggaaatattgtaacaatacATATACgcctaaaaaatttagataaaattatatacaattatgtaatgtaatttatgtattaaaaaaaagcatttaattttttcatacttgATGGGATATGTCCttcaaaaattcatattttataaaaataaagtaacttttttttgagcttattttaaagataaaggaTAAGGATTCTcttcataaaaaaagttaatgtcATTATAAGTTTTACTCCTTGATTTCGATTCCTCATCAAATACACGTAAATTAAAAGTGATTAAAAgtgaaatatatctatatttccTATAAAAATGAAGACAGTGAGCTCTTTCTGagtttattttgaaagttGTGTGTAAGCGCTATATGAAAagttacttaatttaaaaaatgaacttAATGTACtgaacttaaaatattaagttttattgtaTTCGCACATAAGTTGGTGTGTATAAAGTgtcatttaattttgcattttttttttactataataaattcataattcgATTCTAAAAACCTTTAGCAAGTgaattagataataattattccttaaaaaaatgtagcaaaaattaaaattgaatttctaGTATTTGAGAGACTCAGTAATTGGACCATTTATCTTCGTATCGTATATTTATGCGATAATGAGATGTAACAGTGTTACATGTGTAGCTACATTACACATTATTTCATCTTCTGTGCAtcatagaataataaaaggaTGGGATCAATTATTAGGAAGAGATGAATGtacaatttagtaaatttaacaaatataacgtatatatatattttattataatacttcgtaagctttcattatattttacaaataagtttGAGTAAAGTCgatgtaatttattctaaaatgaatttattgttttctctTGACCTTGGGGACTTTCCTATTTTTATTCCTATTCTTTACATTTGTGACTTCGTAGAAATTGCTTCCaatctttttccttttactAGCACGTTCTACAGCTCTTCGCTGTTTGCTCGTTAATTTTTCCTTCGTTTTTCTACGAGATATCGATGAAACACTCTGTATATCGCTAACCGAGACTGCTTTAGAAAGAATCATTTCAGTGTCGCTGGAATCATATTCATTATCTATGGCATCAAAAACACTCTGTTTCAGATTATCTTGTTCAATAGGTAAGAAAGTTTTCAAATCTAAGTagtcattattttctttcatgtTAGACTCTTTTTTATCTGCATTATCATCAATAACATCATTGTTTGAGGAGCATTCTTTATCGTCTTGGCTATCTAGATTTTCTGTATTTTGTAAATCATcagatttatcttttaatgtaaacaaatCATCTTCTATTTTCGTATCTTCTGATTCCGAGTCATCTAATTCTGATTCGCTTTCTATCCTGCTGTCATCGTCAGCGATACTATCACCGAGATCTGCGTCCTGTTCTAGATTCTTATTATCCTCACCCGAATAAGGCAATCCAACgcgtatttttctaaaatcttGTATCACCGTTagctgattttttattatctctttcAAAGGTGAGCTGTTAGTTTCTTGTGTTTTATTATCGTGCGTGACTTCTAATATATTCTCTTGCATAACGGTTGTTTCATCTTTGTTAGCCATTTGATTTGATGGTTTCTCGAAGCCCACTGGTGGAACGTAAAAGGGTAATTTACCGCGTTGCCAGTCATTAAGTATCATACGTGCGACAATCGTAATGTCAGGCTCTCCCTTCTTCAGAAGTTTGCCACTTCGACGCGCCATTTTTTCCAGGAAGTCTACGTGATCGGtccattcttttattttatacgtctTACAAATATATTCGGGTTTTACTCTCTCTAGGACAACAGCAATATAATCCTCCGGACTCTGAACGAGTTCCACTCGCACAACTCCCTTCAGCACCTTCTCCGTGTCGGTTTCCGCCGACGGATAAACGACCCCAGGACAATCTATTAAATAGATACGCCGCATGAGAGTTATGTACTGCCATATCTTCGTCTCCCCGGCTATCGGCGCAACTTTGCAGACTTTTTTGGAACGCAGAGTGTTTATGATGGAACTCTTCCCTGTATTAGGATACCCAATGAAACCGACGCTGATCTGCTTTTTGTCGACGTGCAACTTGGCGAATTGTCTCAGCAGATTTATGAGGGAACCCTTACCAAAGGGATGCGTCAGGGAGGCGTGAAAGGCAATTGTTGGATACTCTTTGCTCAAAATTGCCACCCATCTCTGTGTGACCCACGTCGGCACCAGATCAACCTTGTTTAGGATGAATATCAGGTGCTTGTAAGGTTTAtcagttttcaaatatttttccacGGGAGGCGATCTGGTTCCCATCGGATCCCTAGCGTCCAACACCTGCAGAATAACGTCGGAGGAGTCGATGACTTTGTACAACTCATTCCATATTCTTTTGCTCTGTCCCGCTGCCATGACCCAGTCCCTCTGCGCGTCTCTTACGCCAGTGTCTTCACGGACAAGATCGTGGTCTTTGTTGTCTTTCTCTTTATTATAAGCATCTTCCTTGTCCTCCGCCAATTTTTTCAACTCATCGTACGACGTTGCCGCCAAACTTGGTCTTTTTCTGAGCTTTTTTGGACCAAAAACGCTTTCAAAGCTTTCTGTATCCAGCAGATGCACCCTCGCGTTTGCCGCTTTTTGCTGAAGTAAAGTTACAGGCAATTGAGTAGGCTTCATAATAACTTTATAGGGATCCTTTATGGCAGTTCCCAAttcattttgaaatttttgcagAGCATTTTGTGAGATAACTCTTGAATTGCTGAACCATTTTTGAGATGGTTCCACATGCGACATGGTTCCAGAGGTGTTCCAGCCTTGAAATGGCGCTGGGCTAATAATCTTTCCAGCACGATTGCGTTTCGGTTTTTGATTGCGATACATCTGCAATCTTTTGATGGTCGCTTTTGTTCGCACTTTAGCAACTCCTTTCAATCCTTCTGTAGGACGTTCAGGATTCATACTGTGTCCTGAACGTTTAAAACCCTGCTTTCGCGGGGCTTTATTAGTAGTGTGTGCTTTAGCCATGtttatctgtaaaaaatatatcattcagcatataaaatgtaagatataaagaattttttttcagttaatcatatttaatattaagaaattaattaaagagtattaaattataaataaagtaaataaataaaataagaaacaagTATTTTGCAGAGACaacagtatataaaataaaaaatatatctatatacaaataaaaaggtaatgtaattaaactataaaacgTTTCAACTGTATTAAGTCATGTATAATTAACTCAATTggataaacattatttaaattagagGATTAAGtttctctttaattaatttgttaatattaaaaaagaagatttTTAAGAACAGGCCTCTAAATTGaacaattatcttaatttttcgtacaaagagtaattcaaaatttgataagagtatgttttaatatttcctgTCGAGTAatccatatatttttgttagcactgattgtaaaatgtaaagataattgtaaaattaacaacataCTTACAAAAATCGTTGCAATAAACGTAGTTAGTCAAAACTTATcaacaaattaaacaatatgCAACAAATGTgagagtaataaatttaatgtatccAAATAAGTTAGGTTAGAATTACACCATGTGATTCTCCGACTTGAAGATAGTTGCGTCAGTGCATGCACGACACATGAAATTAGTAATGTAAATCCCTTAAAAATTTCTCGATAGCAACACTTTTCTCTAGGAAATGTATTCTTCTATTGGATATTAAAACTCTGTAGATGTGAATCCTGTACAAAAATAGcagttctctttctctctcgtgttCGCATGCGTGGTCGTACAACAGTAACAGTACAGGCAACTTCACTCCGTTCGCACGGAGGAATGGAGGAGAAAATTTCGTGCATAGATAAGGTGGAAACGTTTCATTCTCGAGGggttcatatacatatatatacttatatgtgtgtatgtgtatatgtgttcatacgtatatatacataggcTAGAAGTGTGTAGATTGTCATAAATATGTTGTATGTCAAACTAACCATGCTAAGACGTATTAGCTCTCGTTAATAAACCATAAGGATCTAAGGCTTGCCGATCCAGCCGAAAGATGGTCTCGATCATCAAAAATCAGCTGCTGAAACACCTGTCGAGGTACCTATCCGCGTGCAATCGCGATCGATTAACCTGCAATGATCTCGAGCGACAcgccaagaaaaaaaaatcgcccTATTCCATAAGACATATGTCACGTAACGCACTTCTTTACACCTTATTGTCGAGACATATATCTTGTCATTGTGATACAGTTGTCTTTTTCTCCTACGTGCTCTATATAATGTCGGGCACGTTTGTAGAGTCGTTCTGAAAATGACAGGAGAaagtcctttttttttcattatgaaTTGAATCACTCTCTTCATCTCCTGATTTCctgtatttattttctcttaacAATGTTttggatattaattaaattaacaatagtcatataatattttgtgcataaaaatttgtacctgtacaaataatatttttctattatcattatatatagataattttgatataaagtttacaaatgtataattatttatattattatcattttatgatctttatagattttatagtTAATGACAAATGATGTCGTTTGCATGTCAAGCTTTCATATTGTCTATTATAGGTTCACCAAGAATTTATCTGCTGATAAGATAAACTTGAGCACATTTAAAGGTGAAGGAGAGCTATCAAACTTGGAACTTGATGAAATAGTCCTCACAGATCTATTAGAGCTGCCATCGTGGTTAAGACTAACAAACGCTTGGTGTAATAAAGTTTCATTTCGCATACAATGGACCAAACTGAAAAGTGTTCCTATCTTTTTGGTAAAtgattatagatatatatgtgACTTTTAATGTATAGTGTTTATTGTGTGTAACAAATTACagtatgattaaaaatatatttgcagaGTTTGGATGAGGTTCACATAGATGTAGAAACATGTGAAGATTTGAGAAGCATGTCTTCCCCACAAGGTATATCATCGTATGCTGGTCCTGCAAAGTattcttttatacataaagtAATTGATGGAATAACAGTAGCTGTTAACACTGTATTGGTTACATTTAAAAGTCCTGCATTTATTGCTTCAGTCCAGGTATGATATCATTGCAATATATGGCAGGGTGTTTATTACTggaaaaattgagaaaaccTGGAATTTTCAGcggattaatatttaatttttgaaaatcctACATTTTTATTGGGTTTTATGGGATTTAAACTCAAGAACATTTCgatgaaattttacttttaaatttacattttatctctttgataaaattgtttctttaattttatttttttttataatgccaAATTAATTAGTGATAAATGTCATACACATTTATGTACATTCTCGTGTGACTCGTgagtttttatacaaaaattaatgataatagaaaacaatacattattttaaattggcattgtatgtttatttactttttgaatTCTGGTATTTCTGTACTTCCAGTGAACTACATTTGTGCGCATATTTTATAcaccatatttatttaatttaatatttaaaacttaaggttttttgtgattatatgattattttatttattatttattattttattctttgtgATTATTAAAGAACGAAGAATAATGAAGAacgaattattaaagaaatgaataatacaataaattgatttcaaacttgattgtattaaaaaattatctaacatgaaatttttaaatatgaaactcCTGAAAAATTTGGGAATTCTTAGGGagttattttagaaaatttaagtaaGATTTTGATAAAGAGTAGTGAACtgtgaatataaataaatttaagaaaagagagtgccatttttaaaagttaaaacatCTCATCATACTTAATAattgtgtataaatttttactatttctaaTTCATGCAAATTGAACATCAAATGTttgtttatcttaaaatatagtCCTAAACTCAAGGATTCTggctataatatttttttaaaataaattttttatagtgttTTAAAAGAATACTGATGCTTATTAATTGATGTTAATGAAAAATCACGCAAAATTATGAGTATTAAGGACTGCTTTGGCAGAAAATGGCAGTGTCTTCTTATATGTTGACATTGTcttcgatttttatttattatagttaataatatatagaatcgatatttatttaaaactaatgatatattatttagatgaATCGGATTATGGTAGAATCTAAGTCAGCAACATGGCAGCGTTGTGATCTCAGAACCACTAGAGTAAAGGATCCGGATCGAGGACAGTTACTTATCTTTAAAGAACTAGAATGGCAGACCGTAAGAATAGAGGCTCAAAGTACTAAGGATCACAATTTGACACCACTTCGTTTACTCACAAACCAAGCAAGATGTcgtattacaataaaaaaaagaatatcagGTCTGTGTAAAAAGTTGGTGAATGTTGATCCAGCTTAATACAATTAGAATAAGACCGTGatgtatataacataattaaaatgaagAAAAGATAACAATGATTATCTTAGTATTTAGTAACCTTTCTAATAGTGtgaagaaaatgtatataaaataat is part of the Monomorium pharaonis isolate MP-MQ-018 chromosome 2, ASM1337386v2, whole genome shotgun sequence genome and encodes:
- the LOC118644574 gene encoding glucosamine-6-phosphate isomerase-like isoform X2 — protein: MRLIICDNVDDVAEWSAKYVLKRINDFNPNENKYFVLGLPTGGTPLGMYKKLIEYYKQGKISFKYVKTFNMDEYVDLPRDHPESYHYYMYNNFFKYIDIDPKNVHILDGNATDLKKECDNFEKMIKEAGGIELFIGGPDGHIAFGPDGHIAFNEPGSSLASRTRVKTLAQDTLEANARFFGNDINKVPKQALTVGVGTVMDAKEVMILITGSHKAFALYKAIEEGINHMWTVSAFQQHPHTLIICDEDATLELRVKTVKYFKNLWDIHSKLIEQDGRPN
- the LOC118644574 gene encoding glucosamine-6-phosphate isomerase-like isoform X1; this translates as MRLIICDNVDDVAEWSAKYVLKRINDFNPNENKYFVLGLPTGGTPLGMYKKLIEYYKQGKISFKYVKTFNMDEYVDLPRDHPESYHYYMYNNFFKYIDIDPKNVHILDGNATDLKKECDNFEKMIKEAGGIELFIGGPDGHIAFGPDGHIAFNEPGSSLASRTRVKTLAQDTLEANARFFGNDINKVPKQALTVGVGTVMDAKEVMILITGSHKAFALYKAIEEGINHMWTVSAFQQHPHTLIICDEDATLELRVKTVKYFKALSDVHRKLIEEDGNAIPRRTMQNS
- the LOC118644574 gene encoding glucosamine-6-phosphate isomerase-like isoform X3, translating into MYKKLIEYYKQGKISFKYVKTFNMDEYVDLPRDHPESYHYYMYNNFFKYIDIDPKNVHILDGNATDLKKECDNFEKMIKEAGGIELFIGGPDGHIAFGPDGHIAFNEPGSSLASRTRVKTLAQDTLEANARFFGNDINKVPKQALTVGVGTVMDAKEVMILITGSHKAFALYKAIEEGINHMWTVSAFQQHPHTLIICDEDATLELRVKTVKYFKALSDVHRKLIEEDGNAIPRRTMQNS
- the LOC118644573 gene encoding uncharacterized protein LOC118644573 isoform X2; its protein translation is MSNDQEQLKPIELRELQPLLSHTFGNRLIVVRYTTENLLQPGENYGSTILSVHAVIKRNDEAEEEDLHLIAKTPPPTAFQREIFNSPYTFRKEIFMYEKIVPFYQELEREIGFKKDEVFDILPKYYQSRLSLNPDIDFDDDAVILLENLRMRGYYNDDRVKGCDLEHSRVAIQAMARFHALGMATKYKRPEYFEVLKERSKYLELKEFERFQEDMVKIIAKDSQLAVYTDRCEVAMYDSFKRGLWTLTPDESWSTIIHADFWVNNIMFHRDENGRVDDIKFVDFQNYLFLSPLREIVFFLFSSTDVSEDCLEELICFYHETLLAVLDRMGCDTEQFTREKFDAKISEDAKFECIHIFFMLKILTLNVQETELKIDNMKDFMLTYQGNKAFIQRLRKVVLYFVKHDWI
- the LOC118644571 gene encoding nucleolar GTP-binding protein 2-like, with translation MAKAHTTNKAPRKQGFKRSGHSMNPERPTEGLKGVAKVRTKATIKRLQMYRNQKPKRNRAGKIISPAPFQGWNTSGTMSHVEPSQKWFSNSRVISQNALQKFQNELGTAIKDPYKVIMKPTQLPVTLLQQKAANARVHLLDTESFESVFGPKKLRKRPSLAATSYDELKKLAEDKEDAYNKEKDNKDHDLVREDTGVRDAQRDWVMAAGQSKRIWNELYKVIDSSDVILQVLDARDPMGTRSPPVEKYLKTDKPYKHLIFILNKVDLVPTWVTQRWVAILSKEYPTIAFHASLTHPFGKGSLINLLRQFAKLHVDKKQISVGFIGYPNTGKSSIINTLRSKKVCKVAPIAGETKIWQYITLMRRIYLIDCPGVVYPSAETDTEKVLKGVVRVELVQSPEDYIAVVLERVKPEYICKTYKIKEWTDHVDFLEKMARRSGKLLKKGEPDITIVARMILNDWQRGKLPFYVPPVGFEKPSNQMANKDETTVMQENILEVTHDNKTQETNSSPLKEIIKNQLTVIQDFRKIRVGLPYSGEDNKNLEQDADLGDSIADDDSRIESESELDDSESEDTKIEDDLFTLKDKSDDLQNTENLDSQDDKECSSNNDVIDDNADKKESNMKENNDYLDLKTFLPIEQDNLKQSVFDAIDNEYDSSDTEMILSKAVSVSDIQSVSSISRRKTKEKLTSKQRRAVERASKRKKIGSNFYEVTNVKNRNKNRKVPKVKRKQ